The genomic DNA TTGGTcttctataaataggcattGACTGAGTGACTTCGGGATACAAGGCAGCACAAAAGAGCTTGTGCCCTCTTTTGCGAAACCAAAATGTCTTCCATGAAGCTCTTCCTCGTTCTCATTCTTGCCACTGCACTGAATCCCACCATGGCAACTCAATCAGCAGCACTCTTTGGCACTACTGCCAGTTTGAGCAATAACAAAAACAATGCAACTGCATATGCTCCTCCTGCCAATTCGATCCCATTGATCATATACGAACTAATAGAAAACTCCACGAGCCCTGGGAAAAGCCAGTTTGAGAAGGAAATCGGTCGCATCTAGGGTGTGGAGACCTTGTCATACGCCAGTCAGCATGTCCTAGATACCCTGTACCATGGACAGAAGCCGCAGTATGGGAAAGACTACTCAGCGGTAATAGCTATTATTGAGAGCTTCAACCAGGCCCATGTCGGACAGTATCCCCATGCAGTGGCCAGTACAGTGGGAAACAAAATACGCATAAACTCTGATTGCATACAGGACTTTAGGGGGGATGCCTGTCACGAGTTTACTGGAATTATGAACCATGAGAGCACACACGTCTGGCAGTGGAATGGGAATGGGATGGCTCCGGCTGGGCTTATCACTGGCATAGTCGACTACGAGAGGTTGAAGGCTGGGTGCCCCTCAACAAAGTGGGTCAAGCGAGGATGCGGTAGTAGGTGGGACCAGGGTTATGAAATTACAGCCTACTTCCTGGAATTCTGAAATGCTGCGAGAAAAGGATTTGTTGCAAAGCTGAATGGCATGATGAAGGATTACTGCAGTGATGACTTCTTGTCAATACTCGAGAAGCATGTTGATGAACTATGGACTGACTACAAGACACTATGAATTTCTTGGACCAGCACCAAAATGCTAAAAGCTGAATTTCGTGAATTcgttacttttttcttttgctgctTGTGTGACCCACTTAGACTTGTGTATGATTTGGGTGGGATAATAAGTCAAACATAGTCTGAGACTATGAGTTACAGAGCATACCACTTAGTTCACTGTTCATCCCATGCTGCATATCTCTTTGATGGGTAGAAAAATCTCAAAAACGTGATCGTTTGATCAACTtggaataaataaaagggtTTGCTTTCTCCCAAATTTCATCAGTTGTATATTTATCTCATGGGGTATCAGCTTGCTGTTTGTATGAATTTGTCACATTCACTTCCTAGAATGTCACTGATCCTAGTAACCATAGTAAACCTTTGATAGAGCAGGTGAATGTAATTGCACATCAAATTTTAGAATGAGCATAAGGCATTCTG from Punica granatum isolate Tunisia-2019 chromosome 2, ASM765513v2, whole genome shotgun sequence includes the following:
- the LOC116193919 gene encoding uncharacterized protein LOC116193919; the encoded protein is MSSMKLFLVLILATALNPTMATQSAALFGTTASLSNNKNNATAYAPPANSIPLIIYELIENSTSPGKSQFEKEIDTLYHGQKPQYGKDYSAVIAIIESFNQAHVGQYPHAVASTVGNKIRINSDCIQDFRGDACHEFTGIMNHESTHVWQWNGNGMAPAGLITGIVDYERLKAGCPSTKWVKRGCGSRWDQGYEITAYFLEF